Proteins found in one Carassius auratus strain Wakin chromosome 12, ASM336829v1, whole genome shotgun sequence genomic segment:
- the LOC113111439 gene encoding fibroin heavy chain-like isoform X7, whose amino-acid sequence MAARVYFSLTAVLLCLIGYLSITHANQRRTTVDGYCPATLTVVPSHRGCTSDDDCPGGHKCCRFDCGPVCVLPVFMKPGKCPIPEMIPLCAEGCFHDGQCPATQKCCPATGGFACSEPRGQGSGQASCQVRGQASGIGQGSVKGGGIGQGSNIGRGIGQGSGIGQGSIKGGSIGQGSGIGQGSSIGYGIGGIGQGSGIGQGSIKGGSIGQGSGIGQGSIGQGSNIGRGIGQGSSIGHGVGGIGQGSGIGQGSSIGYGIGGVRQGSIKGGSIGQGSGIGQGSIKGGSIGQGSGIGQGSIGQGSGIGQGNSIGRGIGQGSSIGHGIGQGSSIGRGIGQGSGIGQGSIKGGSIGQGSGIGQGSSIGRRIGQGSGIGQGSSIGREIGGIGQGSGIGQGNSIGRGIGQGSSIGHGIGQGSSIGRGIGQGSGIGQGSSIGYGIGGVRQGSIKGGSIGQGSGIGQGSSIGHGIGGIGQGSGIGQGSIKGGSIGQGSGIGQGSSIGHGIGGIGQGSGIGQGSIKGGSIGQGSGIGQGSSIGREIGGIGQGSGIGQGNSIGRGIGQGSGIGRGSSIGHGIGGVGQGRGIGQGPGIGHGVGQGSGVGQGVGQGSVVGQGSSQGTSFGQGVSQGSVVGQGSSQGTSIGQGVSQGSGRGQGTSIGQGVSQGSGLGQGSGIGQGVSQGSVVGQGSSQGTSIGQGVSQGSVVGQGSIQGTSIGQGVSQGSVVGQGSIQSTSIGQGVGQGGGVGQGVGQGGGVGQGVGQGGGRGQGSGIGQGVGQGSSQGPGIGHGVGQGSGVGQGVGQGSVVGQGSSQGTSIGQGVSQGSVLGQGSSIGQGVSQGSVVGQGTVIGQGVGQGSGRGQGSGIGQGVSQGSGIGQGVSQGSVVGQGSSQGTSIGQDVSQGSVVGQRSSQGTSIGQGVSQGSVVGQGSSQGTSIGQGVGQGVSQGSGIGQGVSQGSSQGTSIGQDVSQGSVVGQGSSQGTSIGQGVSKGSVVGQGSSQGTSIGQGVGQGVGQGSGVGQGVGQGSGVGQGVGQGSGRGQGVGQGSGRGQGSGLGQGVGQGSGRGQGVGQGSGRGQGSGIGQGVGQGGGWGQGSGIGQGVGQGGGRGQGSGIGQGVGQGGGRGQGSGIGQGVGQGSSQGPGICHGVGQGSVVGQGSSQGTSIGQGVSQGSVVCQGSSQGTSIGQDVSQGSVVGQGTSIGQGVSQGSVVGQGSSQGTSIGQGVSQGSVVGQGSSQGTSIGQGVSQGSVVGQGSSQGTSIGQGVGQGSGVGQGVGQGSGRGQGSGIGQGVGQGGGRGQGSGIGQGVSQGSVVGQGSVVGQGSSQGTGIGQGSGRGQGSGIGQGVDQGSGVGQGSSQGSGIGHGMGQGSGQGQGSGRGQGSGIGQGVGQDSVVGQDSVVDQGVGQDSVVGQGSSQGTGIGHGVGQGNGQGSSIGQES is encoded by the exons ATGGCCGCTCGAGTGTATTTCTCATTGACtgctgttttattgtgtttgatCGGATACTTGAGCATAACTCATGCTAATCAAAGACGAACCACAG TGGATGGTTACTGTCCGGCGACGCTGACGGTCGTGCCATCCCATCGAGGATGTACCTCTGATGACGACTGCCCTGGAGGACACAAATGCTGTCGATTTGATTGTGGTCCTGTTTGTGTGCTGCCTGTTTTCA TGAAGCCAGGGAAATGCCCCATACCGGAGATGATTCCACTGTGTGCTGAAGGTTGTTtccatgatggccagtgtcctgccacaCAGAAATGTTGCCCAGCCACTGGtggctttgcatgcagtgaaccacgtggtcagggaagcggtcaggcaAGTTGTCAAGTAAGGGGCCAGGCAAGTGGCATTGGCCAGGGCAGTGTCAAGGGAGGTGGCATTGGCCAGGGAAGTAATATTGGTCGTGGcattggccagggaagtggaATTGGCCAGGGCAGCATCAAGGGAGGCAGCATTGGACAAGGAAGTGGAATTGGCCAGGGCAGCAGTATTGGTTACGGTATTGGCGGcattggccagggaagtggaATTGGCCAGGGCAGCATCAAGGGAGGCAGcattggccagggaagtggaATTGGCCAGGGCAGCATTGGCCAGGGAAGTAATATTGGTCGTGGCATTGGCCAGGGCAGCAGTATTGGTCACGGTGTTGGCGGcattggccag ggaagtggaATTGGCCAGGGCAGCAGTATTGGTTACGGTATTGGCGGTGTTCGCCAGGGGAGCATCAAGGGAGGCAGcattggccagggaagtggaATTGGCCAGGGCAGCATCAAGGGAGGCAGcattggccagggaagtggaATTGGCCAGGGCAGcattggccagggaagtggaATTGGCCAGGGCAACAGTATTGGTCGCGGCATTGGCCAGGGAAGTAGTATTGGTCACGGCATTGGCCAGGGAAGTAGTATTGGTCGTGGcattggccagggaagcggaattGGCCAGGGCAGCATCAAGGGAGGCAGcattggccagggaagtggaATTGGCCAGGGTAGTAGTATTGGTCGCCGcattggccagggaagtggaATTGGCCAGGGTAGTAGTATTGGTCGCGAAATTGGCGGcattggccagggaagtggaATTGGCCAGGGCAACAGTATTGGTCGCGGCATTGGCCAGGGAAGTAGTATTGGTCACGGCATTGGCCAGGGAAGTAGTATTGGTCGTGGcattggccagggaagtggaATTGGCCAGGGCAGCAGTATTGGTTACGGTATTGGTGGTGTTCGCCAGGGGAGCATCAAGGGAGGCAGcattggccagggaagtggaATTGGCCAGGGTAGTAGTATTGGTCACGGTATTGGCGGcattggccagggaagtggaATTGGCCAGGGCAGCATCAAGGGAGGCAGcattggccagggaagtggaATTGGCCAGGGTAGTAGTATTGGTCACGGTATTGGCGGcattggccagggaagtggaATTGGCCAGGGCAGCATCAAGGGAGGCAGcattggccagggaagtggaATTGGCCAGGGTAGTAGTATTGGTCGCGAAATTGGCGGcattggccagggaagtggaATTGGCCAGGGCAACAGTATTGGTCGCGGcattggccagggaagtggaATTGGCCGGGGCAGCAGTATTGGCCACGGTATTGGTGGCGTCGGCCAGGGCAGGGGAATTGGCCAGGGCCCCGGTATTGGTCATGGTGTGGGCCAGGGCAGTGgagttggccaaggtgtgggccagggcaGCGTTGTTGGCCAGGGCAGCAGTCAGGGCACCAGTTTTGGCCAAGGTGTGAGCCAGGGCAGCGTTGTTGGCCAGGGCAGCAGTCAGGGCACCAGTATTGGCCAAGGTGTGAGCCAGGGCAGCGGACGGGGCCAGGGCACCAGTATTGGCCAAGGTGTGAGCCAGGGCAGCGGACTGGGCCAGGGCAGTGGAATTGGCCAAGGTGTTAGCCAGGGGAGCGTTGTTGGCCAGGGCAGCAGTCAGGGCACCAGTATTGGCCAGGGTGTGAGCCAGGGCAGCGTTGTTGGCCAGGGCAGCATTCAGGGCACCAGTATTGGCCAAGGTGTGAGCCAGGGCAGCGTTGTTGGCCAGGGCAGCATTCAGAGCACCAGtattggccaaggtgtgggccagggcggcggagttggccaaggtgtgggccagggcggcggagttggccaag GTGTGGGTCAGGGCGGCGGacggggccagggaagcggaattGGCCAAGGTGTGGGTCAGGGAAGCAGCCAGGGCCCCGGTATTGGTCATGGTGTGGGCCAGGGCAGTGgagttggccaaggtgtgggccagggcaGCGTTGTTGGCCAGGGCAGCAGTCAGGGCACCAGTATTGGCCAAGGTGTGAGCCAGGGCAGCGTTCTTGGCCAGGGCAGCAGTATTGGCCAAGGTGTGAGCCAGGGCAGCGTTGTTGGCCAGGGCACCGTtattggccaaggtgtgggccagggTAGCGGACGGGGCCAGGGCAGTGGAATTGGCCAAGGTGTGAGCCAGGGCAGTGGAATTGGCCAAGGTGTGAGCCAGGGCAGCGTTGTTGGCCAGGGCAGCAGTCAGGGCACCAGTATTGGCCAGGATGTGAGCCAGGGCAGCGTTGTTGGCCAGCGCAGCAGTCAGGGCACCAGTATTGGCCAAGGTGTGAGCCAGGGCAGCGTTGTTGGCCAGGGCAGCAGTCAGGGCACCAGTATTGGCCAAGGTGTTGGCCAAGGTGTGAGCCAGGGCAGTGGAATTGGCCAAGGTGTGAGCCAGGGCAGCAGTCAGGGCACCAGTATTGGCCAGGATGTGAGCCAGGGCAGCGTTGTTGGCCAGGGCAGCAGTCAGGGCACCAGTATTGGCCAAGGTGTGAGCAAGGGCAGCGTTGTTGGCCAGGGCAGCAGTCAGGGCACCAGTATTGGCCAAGGTgttggccaaggtgtgggccagggcagcggagttggccaaggtgtgggccagggcagcggagttggccaaggtgtgggccagggcaGCGGACGGGGCCAGGGTGTGGGTCAGGGCAGCGGACGGGGCCAGGGCAGCGGACTTGGCCAAGGTGTGGGTCAGGGCAGCGGACGGGGCCAGGGTGTGGGTCAGGGCAGCGGacggggccagggaagcggaattGGCCAAGGTGTGGGTCAGGGCGGCGGatggggccagggaagcggaattGGCCAAGGTGTGGGTCAGGGCGGCGGACGGGGCCAGGGAAGTGGAATTGGCCAAGGTGTGGGTCAGGGCGGCGGacggggccagggaagcggaattGGCCAAGGTGTGGGTCAGGGAAGCAGCCAGGGCCCCGGTATTTGTCATGGTGTGGGCCAGGGCAGCGTTGTTGGCCAGGGCAGCAGTCAGGGCACCAGTATTGGCCAAGGTGTGAGCCAGGGCAGCGTTGTTTGCCAGGGCAGCAGTCAGGGCACCAGTATTGGCCAAGATGTGAGCCAGGGCAGCGTTGTTGGCCAGGGCACCAGTATTGGCCAAGGTGTTAGCCAGGGCAGCGTTGTTGGCCAGGGCAGCAGTCAGGGCACCAGTATTGGCCAAGGTGTGAGCCAGGGCAGCGTTGTTGGCCAGGGCAGCAGTCAGGGCACCAGTATTGGCCAGGGTGTGAGCCAGGGCAGCGTTGTTGGCCAGGGCAGCAGTCAGGGCACCAGtattggccaaggtgtgggccagggcagcggagttggccaaggtgtgggTCAGGGCAGCGGacggggccagggaagcggaattGGCCAAGGTGTGGGTCAGGGCGGCGGACGGGGCCAGGGCAGCGGTATTGGCCAAGGTGTGAGCCAGGGCAGCGTTGTTGGTCAGGGCAGCGTTGTGGGCCAGGGAAGCAGCCAGGGTACTGGTATCGGCCAGGGTAGTGGACGAGGTCAGGGCAGTGGAATTGGCCAAGGTGTGGACCAGGGCAGTGGAGTTGGCCAGGGAAGCAGCCAGGGCTCCGGTATTGGTCATGGTATGGGCCAGGGAAGTGGACAGGGCCAGGGCAGCGGACGGGGCCAGGGTAGCGGaattggccaaggtgtgggccaAGATAGCGTAGTGGGCCAGGATAGCGTAGTGGATCAAGGTGTGGGCCAGGATAGCGTAGTGGGCCAAGGTAGCAGCCAGGGCACCGGAATTGGTCATGGTGTTGGCCAGGGAAACGGCCAGGGCAGCAGTATAGGCCAGGAAAGTTAA
- the LOC113111439 gene encoding fibroin heavy chain-like isoform X30 has translation MAARVYFSLTAVLLCLIGYLSITHANQRRTTVDGYCPATLTVVPSHRGCTSDDDCPGGHKCCRFDCGPVCVLPVFMKPGKCPIPEMIPLCAEGCFHDGQCPATQKCCPATGGFACSEPRGQGSGQASCQVRGQASGIGQGSVKGGGIGQGSNIGRGIGQGSGIGQGSIKGGSIGQGSGIGQGSSIGYGIGGIGQGSGIGQGSIKGGSIGQGSGIGQGSIGQGSNIGRGIGQGSSIGHGVGGIGQGSGIGQGNSIGRGIGQGSGIGQGSSIGYGIGGVRQGSIKGGSIGQGSGIGQGSIKGGSIGQGSGIGQGSIGQGSGIGQGNSIGRGIGQGSSIGHGIGQGSSIGRGIGQGSGIGQGSIKGGSIGQGSGIGQGSSIGRRIGQGSGIGQGSSIGREIGGIGQGSGIGQGNSIGRGIGQGSSIGHGIGQGSSIGRGIGQGSGIGQGSSIGYGIGGVRQGSIKGGSIGQGSGIGQGSSIGHGIGGIGQGSGIGQGSIKGGSIGQGSGIGQGSSIGHGIGGIGQGSGIGQGSIKGGSIGQGSGIGQGSSIGREIGGIGQGSGIGQGNSIGRGIGQGSGIGRGSSIGHGIGGVGQGRGIGQGPGIGHGVGQGSGVGQGVGQGSVVGQGSSQGTSFGQGVSQGSVVGQGSSQGTSIGQGVSQGSGRGQGTSIGQGVSQGSGLGQGSGIGQGVSQGSVVGQGSSQGTSIGQGVSQGSVVGQGSIQGTSIGQGVSQGSVVGQGSIQSTSIGQGVGQGGGVGQGVGQGGGVGQGVGQGGGRGQGSGIGQGVGQGSSQGPGIGHGVGQGSGVGQGVGQGSVVGQGSSQGTSIGQGVSQGSVLGQGSSIGQGVSQGSVVGQGTVIGQGVGQGSGRGQGSGIGQGVSQGSGIGQGVSQGSVVGQGSSQGTSIGQDVSQGSVVGQRSSQGTSIGQGVSQGSVVGQGSSQGTSIGQGVGQGVSQGSGIGQGVSQGSSQGTSIGQDVSQGSVVGQGSSQGTSIGQGVSKGSVVGQGSSQGTSIGQGVGQGVGQGSGVGQGVGQGSGVGQGVGQGSGRGQGVGQGSGRGQGSGLGQGVGQGSGRGQGVGQGSGRGQGSGIGQGVGQGGGWGQGSGIGQGVGQGGGRGQGSGIGQGVGQGGGRGQGSGIGQGVGQGGGRGQGSGIGQGVSQGSVVGQGSVVGQGSSQGTGIGQGSGRGQGSGIGQGVDQGSGVGQGSSQGSGIGHGMGQGSGQGQGSGRGQGSGIGQGVGQDSVVGQDSVVDQGVGQDSVVGQGSSQGTGIGHGVGQGNGQGSSIGQES, from the exons ATGGCCGCTCGAGTGTATTTCTCATTGACtgctgttttattgtgtttgatCGGATACTTGAGCATAACTCATGCTAATCAAAGACGAACCACAG TGGATGGTTACTGTCCGGCGACGCTGACGGTCGTGCCATCCCATCGAGGATGTACCTCTGATGACGACTGCCCTGGAGGACACAAATGCTGTCGATTTGATTGTGGTCCTGTTTGTGTGCTGCCTGTTTTCA TGAAGCCAGGGAAATGCCCCATACCGGAGATGATTCCACTGTGTGCTGAAGGTTGTTtccatgatggccagtgtcctgccacaCAGAAATGTTGCCCAGCCACTGGtggctttgcatgcagtgaaccacgtggtcagggaagcggtcaggcaAGTTGTCAAGTAAGGGGCCAGGCAAGTGGCATTGGCCAGGGCAGTGTCAAGGGAGGTGGCATTGGCCAGGGAAGTAATATTGGTCGTGGcattggccagggaagtggaATTGGCCAGGGCAGCATCAAGGGAGGCAGCATTGGACAAGGAAGTGGAATTGGCCAGGGCAGCAGTATTGGTTACGGTATTGGCGGcattggccagggaagtggaATTGGCCAGGGCAGCATCAAGGGAGGCAGcattggccagggaagtggaATTGGCCAGGGCAGCATTGGCCAGGGAAGTAATATTGGTCGTGGCATTGGCCAGGGCAGCAGTATTGGTCACGGTGTTGGCGGcattggccagggaagtggaATTGGCCAGGGCAACAGTATTGGTCGCGGcattggccagggaagtggaATTGGCCAGGGCAGCAGTATTGGTTACGGTATTGGCGGTGTTCGCCAGGGGAGCATCAAGGGAGGCAGcattggccagggaagtggaATTGGCCAGGGCAGCATCAAGGGAGGCAGcattggccagggaagtggaATTGGCCAGGGCAGcattggccagggaagtggaATTGGCCAGGGCAACAGTATTGGTCGCGGCATTGGCCAGGGAAGTAGTATTGGTCACGGCATTGGCCAGGGAAGTAGTATTGGTCGTGGcattggccagggaagcggaattGGCCAGGGCAGCATCAAGGGAGGCAGcattggccagggaagtggaATTGGCCAGGGTAGTAGTATTGGTCGCCGcattggccagggaagtggaATTGGCCAGGGTAGTAGTATTGGTCGCGAAATTGGCGGcattggccagggaagtggaATTGGCCAGGGCAACAGTATTGGTCGCGGCATTGGCCAGGGAAGTAGTATTGGTCACGGCATTGGCCAGGGAAGTAGTATTGGTCGTGGcattggccagggaagtggaATTGGCCAGGGCAGCAGTATTGGTTACGGTATTGGTGGTGTTCGCCAGGGGAGCATCAAGGGAGGCAGcattggccagggaagtggaATTGGCCAGGGTAGTAGTATTGGTCACGGTATTGGCGGcattggccagggaagtggaATTGGCCAGGGCAGCATCAAGGGAGGCAGcattggccagggaagtggaATTGGCCAGGGTAGTAGTATTGGTCACGGTATTGGCGGcattggccagggaagtggaATTGGCCAGGGCAGCATCAAGGGAGGCAGcattggccagggaagtggaATTGGCCAGGGTAGTAGTATTGGTCGCGAAATTGGCGGcattggccagggaagtggaATTGGCCAGGGCAACAGTATTGGTCGCGGcattggccagggaagtggaATTGGCCGGGGCAGCAGTATTGGCCACGGTATTGGTGGCGTCGGCCAGGGCAGGGGAATTGGCCAGGGCCCCGGTATTGGTCATGGTGTGGGCCAGGGCAGTGgagttggccaaggtgtgggccagggcaGCGTTGTTGGCCAGGGCAGCAGTCAGGGCACCAGTTTTGGCCAAGGTGTGAGCCAGGGCAGCGTTGTTGGCCAGGGCAGCAGTCAGGGCACCAGTATTGGCCAAGGTGTGAGCCAGGGCAGCGGACGGGGCCAGGGCACCAGTATTGGCCAAGGTGTGAGCCAGGGCAGCGGACTGGGCCAGGGCAGTGGAATTGGCCAAGGTGTTAGCCAGGGGAGCGTTGTTGGCCAGGGCAGCAGTCAGGGCACCAGTATTGGCCAGGGTGTGAGCCAGGGCAGCGTTGTTGGCCAGGGCAGCATTCAGGGCACCAGTATTGGCCAAGGTGTGAGCCAGGGCAGCGTTGTTGGCCAGGGCAGCATTCAGAGCACCAGtattggccaaggtgtgggccagggcggcggagttggccaaggtgtgggccagggcggcggagttggccaag GTGTGGGTCAGGGCGGCGGacggggccagggaagcggaattGGCCAAGGTGTGGGTCAGGGAAGCAGCCAGGGCCCCGGTATTGGTCATGGTGTGGGCCAGGGCAGTGgagttggccaaggtgtgggccagggcaGCGTTGTTGGCCAGGGCAGCAGTCAGGGCACCAGTATTGGCCAAGGTGTGAGCCAGGGCAGCGTTCTTGGCCAGGGCAGCAGTATTGGCCAAGGTGTGAGCCAGGGCAGCGTTGTTGGCCAGGGCACCGTtattggccaaggtgtgggccagggTAGCGGACGGGGCCAGGGCAGTGGAATTGGCCAAGGTGTGAGCCAGGGCAGTGGAATTGGCCAAGGTGTGAGCCAGGGCAGCGTTGTTGGCCAGGGCAGCAGTCAGGGCACCAGTATTGGCCAGGATGTGAGCCAGGGCAGCGTTGTTGGCCAGCGCAGCAGTCAGGGCACCAGTATTGGCCAAGGTGTGAGCCAGGGCAGCGTTGTTGGCCAGGGCAGCAGTCAGGGCACCAGTATTGGCCAAGGTGTTGGCCAAGGTGTGAGCCAGGGCAGTGGAATTGGCCAAGGTGTGAGCCAGGGCAGCAGTCAGGGCACCAGTATTGGCCAGGATGTGAGCCAGGGCAGCGTTGTTGGCCAGGGCAGCAGTCAGGGCACCAGTATTGGCCAAGGTGTGAGCAAGGGCAGCGTTGTTGGCCAGGGCAGCAGTCAGGGCACCAGTATTGGCCAAGGTgttggccaaggtgtgggccagggcagcggagttggccaaggtgtgggccagggcagcggagttggccaaggtgtgggccagggcaGCGGACGGGGCCAGGGTGTGGGTCAGGGCAGCGGACGGGGCCAGGGCAGCGGACTTGGCCAAGGTGTGGGTCAGGGCAGCGGACGGGGCCAGGGTGTGGGTCAGGGCAGCGGacggggccagggaagcggaattGGCCAAGGTGTGGGTCAGGGCGGCGGatggggccagggaagcggaattGGCCAAGGTGTGGGTCAGGGCGGCGGACGGGGCCAGGGAAGTGGAATTGGCCAAGGTGTGGGTCAGGGCGGCGGacggggccagggaagcggaattGGCCAAG GTGTGGGTCAGGGCGGCGGACGGGGCCAGGGCAGCGGTATTGGCCAAGGTGTGAGCCAGGGCAGCGTTGTTGGTCAGGGCAGCGTTGTGGGCCAGGGAAGCAGCCAGGGTACTGGTATCGGCCAGGGTAGTGGACGAGGTCAGGGCAGTGGAATTGGCCAAGGTGTGGACCAGGGCAGTGGAGTTGGCCAGGGAAGCAGCCAGGGCTCCGGTATTGGTCATGGTATGGGCCAGGGAAGTGGACAGGGCCAGGGCAGCGGACGGGGCCAGGGTAGCGGaattggccaaggtgtgggccaAGATAGCGTAGTGGGCCAGGATAGCGTAGTGGATCAAGGTGTGGGCCAGGATAGCGTAGTGGGCCAAGGTAGCAGCCAGGGCACCGGAATTGGTCATGGTGTTGGCCAGGGAAACGGCCAGGGCAGCAGTATAGGCCAGGAAAGTTAA